A genomic region of Spirochaetota bacterium contains the following coding sequences:
- a CDS encoding transketolase, with protein MTTEKFAHKIRYYTIDMIIHMGFGHIGGALSIVDCLAVLYAPKEGLLKIDPKHPRWDERDYFVMSKGHAGAALYATLASRDFFDLKILHTLNQPGTILPSHVDRLKTPGVDMTAGSLAQGFGASVGIAIGARLKNKNQKVYCIVGDGELNEGQCWEAIQVAAHQKLNNLIVFVDDNKKQLDGISSDICEAFDFVQKFDAFGWNAIRVDGHDHQQLREQILKAHEQSKPTVIVMTTIKGKGIEFLENINDHHLRIDTDEKQELLNNAKKYYAKKAEL; from the coding sequence ATGACAACAGAGAAATTTGCTCATAAAATTAGGTATTATACTATAGATATGATTATCCATATGGGATTTGGACATATAGGAGGAGCTCTATCTATAGTTGATTGTTTAGCTGTTTTATATGCTCCAAAAGAAGGACTTTTAAAAATAGATCCGAAACATCCAAGATGGGATGAAAGAGACTATTTTGTAATGAGTAAAGGCCATGCAGGGGCAGCACTTTATGCAACACTTGCTTCTAGAGATTTTTTCGATCTCAAAATATTACATACGCTAAATCAACCTGGTACTATTCTACCTTCTCATGTGGATAGATTGAAAACACCTGGTGTAGATATGACTGCAGGAAGTTTAGCTCAAGGATTTGGTGCTTCAGTTGGTATTGCAATAGGAGCGAGATTGAAAAATAAAAATCAAAAAGTATATTGTATTGTTGGGGATGGAGAACTCAATGAAGGTCAGTGTTGGGAAGCTATTCAAGTTGCAGCTCATCAAAAACTAAATAATTTAATTGTATTTGTTGATGATAATAAAAAACAATTAGATGGTATTTCATCAGATATTTGTGAAGCATTTGATTTTGTACAAAAATTTGATGCTTTTGGATGGAATGCAATACGTGTTGATGGACATGATCACCAACAATTACGTGAACAAATTCTCAAAGCTCATGAACAGTCCAAACCAACAGTAATTGTTATGACTACTATTAAAGGTAAAGGTATTGAATTTTTAGAAAACATTAATGATCATCATTTGAGAATTGATACAGATGAAAAACAAGAACTTTTAAATAATGCTAAAAAATATTATGCTAAAAAAGCAGAATTATAA